A window of Sphingobacterium kitahiroshimense genomic DNA:
CAGCCAGATTGTTGGTGTGTGTCAATTTTCCAAGTGATCGATTTTCCTGCAGGTAATGATACTTTTTTATGCCAGTTGCTATATGCATTATCTTTTGCTTCAATAAGTAAGGCTTCTTGTCCTTCATTTATTAAAGTGATCAATAGGTTACCTGTTGCCTGCTTTCCTTGATCCAATTCATAAGAAGACTGTACTTGTAGCGCTTCATCTTTACCTTTAAATCCGCGCATAAATCCATTCGGCCCATAGGCTGTTAAAGTATAGGTATGGTCTTTAAAGTCCGATAAATTCCAGCTGAAATCTAGAGATTCTCCAGCAAGAACAGCAAAAGGCCAAAACTTCACGCCACCTTTATAAGTTGAGCCTGCGTATACATTGTATGGACTGCTTAGCGCCATTTTTCCAAAAATGGAATTTCCTGCTTCTAGTTTTAAATTAATTTTGTTCTCTTTTTTATCAATTTTTTCATGCACATATAGTTCGTAAGCGAGTGCATTAGATGGTCGTTGTCCTTTTTCTTGCTTCGCTAATAACGAATTGCTTTTTTTATGAAGTTTCAATTGCGCAATATCTACTTCAGACCATTGATGATAGTTATTAGGCAGTGGTAATTTTTTAGCTTCATCAATAGCACGAATTTGTGCATTACGATCCAAGAAAGGAAGTTTTTTAGCATTGCCTGAAACAGCAGTGCGAAAGACAGATGTCAGATCTCCAGTAATTGCTCTTCTCCATGAACTAATATTATCTTCATGGATATTTTTACCATATTTTTTATTTATGAATTGCTCAATAAATTGAATAGTAGACGTTATATCAAAAACTTCGGAATTGACCCATCCACCTTTAGACCAAGGGGAAGCTATTACTAAAGGAACACGGTACCCTAATCCGACAGGTCCTTCGGTGGCATTTTCCTTATCAACACCTGCTTCCAATTCCTGTTGCAGACTGACATACTCGCCAGAAATATCCAATCCAGGCGATACTTTTCCTGAAGTAGGATCGGCAGGATTCGGTGCTACAAAAGGAGGGACATGATCAAAATAACCATCATTTTCATCATAATTTAAGATGAAAATTGTTTTGCGCCAGACATCGGGATTTTCAGTTAATATGTTTAAAATTTCTGAGGTAAACCATGCACCATACATGGGGGCACTAGGATGATCTGAAAAATATTCTGGGGCGACCAACCAAGAGACAGTCGGTAGGTTTCCCGATTTTACATCTTGTCTAAATTGATGTAATACGTCACCTTTAGGAACCCGAATGTCTGTACCTTGTTCATTTACGGTAATGGCTTCGCGATAATTCGGATCGTTTTCATTTGTTTGGAAGGCACGACGGAAAAGGGCTTGTTCTGATGGTGATACCTTGTTGAAGGCTTCCGGTGTTAATGACTCAAGCTTTTTCTCAAAACTTAGCAGCTGTTCTTTCTTTTGCTTCAGTTTATTCTGTTCTTTTTGTACACTTGTTGCTTGACCGTCCTGAAGCAGCTTCTCTATACCAGCGATTTCAGCAGGAAGCTCTGCTACGCGTTTCTTTAGAAATGCTAAATGACTTTCCTTAAATTCTATATGATATTGTAAAAACCACTCCAGATTATTATCCGTGTAATTGCCCAATAACCCATCGTCTTGTAGGCCAGATTGTATGCTGACTTCATTTTGGTACACCTTCCAAGAGACAGCCGCCGCTTCAAGTTTCTCTGGAAATGTTTTCCAGCTCGCCCAGCGGTTAAAATAAATATCCGAATTGCGTACTAATGGTTTTTCTCCTTTACCCGGTACACAGGTACCTGTCCAAAAAAAGTGTCGGTTTGTTGTCGTGCCGGTTATTGAAGAACAGAAGTTTTGATCGCAGATCGTGAAAGCATCAGCAAATGCATAGTAAAATGGATTATCTTCCCGTGTATAATAACCCATTGTTAAAGGTATATCTCTAAAATCTTTATAGTCAGAACGTTTTGCGTCGATCCAATTATCGTGTTTTCCCTGGTTGCGTGCAGCAGATTGATTCTCCCAGGAGTGTGGTAGATAGCTCGTCCAGGCCGCCTTAGATCTTTTAATATCCAACCGGAAAGGAGAGAACGTTTTTCCATCTTTTCCAGATTGTAACCATACTGGATTTCCATTCGGTAATTGTATCGCTCTAGGGTCTCCATAACCACGTACACCAGACAGCGTACCAAAACTATGGTCAAATGAACGATTTTCCTGCATAAGCATGACAATGTGTTCCGCATCTAAAAAACTAGATCCGGCAAGAGGCTCGATTGCCATCGCTTTTTGTATGGCGTCGGGCAATCCCCATTCTAAACCCATCGCTCCAGCTAAAAGGGAGGCTTTCTTTAAAAAATCTCTTCTATTGTCCATTTCGTGTTTTATTGTCTTAATTAGGTTTAAAAGTAAAAAGAATTTGTAAGTATGTTATGTAACGATTAGGTTTCAAAAAAAAACTGTGGAAGATTTTTTTCTCCCACAGTTTCATCATTTGCTAACGTTTATTTCAAGATCACTTCGACATCGTAATTTATTAAGAGCAATCTTGATATAAGTGAAAAATTTCAGATAAGGACAACATACAATTAGAATTCCTAATTTTTTCCTAAATGTGCCTATAAGTTTGTTTCAAACATTAATATCATGAAATTTATATATACACTTTTATTTTTCCTATTCGTTTCCAATTTTTTATTTGCACAAGAAACCACAATACCTAAGCCAGCAAAAGTAAAACATGCAGAACCACTCTACCTAGACCTCATGCGGGATCTTGGCGCTAGAAAAGGCGAAGCAGAATTTAATGTTGGATATGGTACTGGACGTTTCAAAAATAAAGTAGAGCATAATGCTTTTATTGAATACGAGTGGGCTGTTGCCAATCGTCTGGGACTGGAAGTTGAAGTGCCTGTACTATTTGCAAAAGATAATGTAGGGCAAAGAACCAATCATATAGAAGGTTTAAAATTAGGAACACAATATACGTTTCTGGTAGATGAGAAACACCAGACTTCTTTGGCTATCGGGTATGTACATGAAATGGAATTTGGCCGATCAAATCCAACTGTAAGAAATACACCTCTTTTTGATGGTTTTGTATCATCACCCTTCTTTATAGCAGCTAAGAATTTTAATCAGATCAGTACATTGATTTATACAGGACCTGAATTCGAATATCACTTTAAAAAGAAAGGAATGGAAACCAATTTTGTATTGAACGCAAACGTGCATTTCATGGTTCCCAATTCAAGTCATTACATCGGTATTGAAAATGATATGCGTATCGAGCATGGTCATTTAGAATATATCATGAGACCTCAAATGAAGTTAGCGTTATCCCCTAATTTTGCAGTAGGTCTAGTGTGTGGTGTTCCGATAAAATCAAAAGAGTTTCAAATGGATTTTATGACCAGATTAATTTGGGAACCAAAGTTCTAAGGCCTACGAGCTTTGTTTTAGTTTCTTGACATATTAGAAAAGCCTCAGCGTTTAAATACTGAGGCTTCGGTTTCTTATGCTTCCCTTCTCATATCAAAAGATATGTAATTTTCAAAATACTCAAGTGACCTTATGGGGGTTGTGCGGTTACTCAACAGTTCAATATAATTATTTGCCATCAATCTCCATGTTGATAGTTCTCCAAAACTTTGCGCTTTGAACCGATACCAAGCCAATAATCTTGGGGAATGATACAAAAGGCTGATGTTTTCGCGCATCGCTTCTATATCATCGAAAGGTGTGAGTATGCCTCGGTCATCGATCAATAAATCCTTAGCGTGCCAATAGGGAGTAGCAATAACAGCTGTTCCAGCTCCAACTGCGAACGATAGAGTTCCACTACTTGATTGTTCCTTATGTTGATAGGGAGATATGTAAATATCGCATGCTGTAAGATATTCTTTGAGTTGCTCATCCGATAAAAACTCATCTACAAATACGACTTTATCCTGTAATTCTAATTGTTCCACCAGATTTTGTAATTCATAACGATAGGATTCACCTTCACTTGCCAATACATGCGGATGTGTCTTTCCGACAATAAAGTATTTGAAATCTGGTAAATCGAGACCTACCAAAGACTTGATAGCGTATTCCAAATTTTTACTCCGTCTGATTAAGCCGAAAGTCAGCATCATAAAATGTTGCTGTAAGCCTAATTTTTGCTTTGCTAATCCTTGGTTATAATCAAACTGAGGAACTCCATGTGGAATCATTTTAATCTTGTGATGATAAAGATCTGGGAAAATCTCTTTCAAAATTGAGCATCCTTTGGGCGAAAGAGAAATGACCTGCTTTGATTTTTTCAGGAGTGATTCCATGATTTCTTTTTTCCTTAAGGTTGGATCCTGTATTATTGTGTGAAAAACCGTTATTAATGGTATGTTTAAGTTATTGATCAGGTTATTGATGAAAATGCCATCAGCACCACCAAAAATCCCAAATTCATGTTGTAATATACAATAATCATATTCCTCATTAATGATACATGAAGCTTGCATATAACTGTCTAATCCATCCTTGTCAATGACAAATCGTATTGAGTTATCAAATTGTTCTTTACCTAATTTACATACAGCAATTAGATCGACTGTTACATCTGGATCGAGCTCCATTCCCTGTTTCAGATCTTTAGTGAAGGTTGCAAGTCCACATTTCTGAGGAGGGCAGGTGCTAATAATGACAATTTTCTTCATATTATTGCTACTTGCTTATGTTATTATCTGCCTGCTCAACAGGTATATCCAAAATCGCCATCAATAATAAATAATATCCTCTGTCTAAGCCCATTTCTTTTGCTTTTTGATCGATATGCTCCATAATATATAGTATGATTAAATGCTACGTCCTTTTTATGCAAGCTGTAAATCAAAAGCTGTACCCAAAACCTATTTTTATGTACATAACCGTAGTTTTTAGGTCAGTTAAAGTAGATTGTTACTTATCGACAGTACTAAGCGTAGAGCGTGCGTATTTGTACGGACACATAGAAATATTCTTGTTTTTAGCGTTGGCTGATACGAATTGGTTTGCTTTTATTCTGAGGCAAAAAGTTAGATTACCGTGCAAGAAATAGATAATTACATATAATTAGTTTACAGATGGTCGATAATTTAGCAAGAATGAATGTGGTCATTCATTAAATTTATTTATAAAAAATAAAAAGGCTTATACATAAAAATATGTATAAGCCTTTTTAATGTGGAGCATATCGGAATCGAACCGATCACCTCTTCACTGCCAGCGAAGCGCTCTACCAAATGAGCTAATACCCCAGTATGTCGTAAGACAGGACCAAGATAGTACTTTAATATGAAATTCAAAACATCGGCGTTCTAATTTTTTCATTTACCTCTGTATTTTTTATTAGAATAGCTAGAGTAATAGACTATTTTGGTTTATACAGATTTAAAACTATTTATTTTACATAAGTTAATTTATTGTATTTGAGCGTAATAATCTATTTTCTTTATTTTTTAACCATAAATTTTTGATAAGTGAGATTTCATAAAGCCTCAACTTCGGACCATTATGTTCTTGATAGGTGCAATTAGAAAATAATTCCTTGTAAATGAGTTGTTTGTTGATTGTGTTTTAATTATGACAAAAAAGTCTACTAAATCTATATATAAAAATATTACTTTTGCCACACAATAAAGACTACTAGTTTAGTAGATTATTGTTTTTCAATAAATATAAGCGAAACGGAGTCCGTATTAAATGCTTTATAAGTGCAGTATTAAAAATTCTAAACAGTATTACATGCAGTTAACAAACAAAATTTTTCCATTAGTAGCTACGGTATTAACCGTCTCAAGTATGAGTCAACTTCAGGCTCAGCAGCGCAATGTACAAGGTAAAGTTACAGATGCCACAACAGGAAAAGCGCTTTCAGGAGTTAATGTTGTTTTCTCCGGGCAGACTAGAGGCACAACAACAAATGTAAATGGAGAATTTACACTCCCCGTACAGCAGGCTTCAGATACCATTATCGAATTTTCTTATATCGGTTATGAGACTCAAAAGGTAAAAGCTGACGGCGCTAATCTGACTGTCGCTTTGCAGGTTACCAGTCAAAACCTTGATGAGGTTGTGGTGGTCGCTTATGGTACATCTAAGCGCGCCAATATTACCGGATCAGTCAGCACGGTTAATGCAAAAGCAATTGAAAATAGACAGGTCTCCAGTATTTCGAAAGCGTTGGAAGGTCAAGTACCCGGTTTACAGTCGGTCGCATCTTCAGGTCAGCCCGGTACCGATGCGGCGATCAGAATTCGCGGTATCGGTTCTATCAACGCCTCCAGTTCACCGTTATTTGTCGTGGACGGAAATCCATTTTCAGGAGATATCAACTCGATCAATCCCAATGATATTCAATCCGTTTCTGTTCTGAAAGATGCTGCTTCAAGCGCCTTATATGGATCTAGAGGTGCTAATGGTGTCATTATCATTACGACAAAAAGTGGTAAGTCTTCTGAAAATACGACGATCAATCTTAATTTTACCCAAGGTTATTCTGGAAGAGCGGTTCGTGACTACGATCAGGTATCTACGGATGATTATTTCCAAATGTATTGGGAGGCACTTCGTAATAAAAACCTTTCAAATGGTTTGACAGCCGCGCAGGCAGCAACAAATGCGACGAACAGTGTTATAACTGATCTGAATAAAAATCCATATGGATCGGCATTTCCGCAGCCGGTAGGACTGGATGGGAAATTAGTTCCAGGAGCAAAAGCATTATGGAATGATCCATGGACCGATGTTTTGCAACGTACAGGTGTGCGTACACAAGGAGATTTAAGTTTCAGTGGTGGTGGTCCTAAAAATACCTATTTTATGTCCGGGAGTTATTTGGATGATCAGGGTATTGCAATTGAATCAGGTTTCAAACGGTATAATGTACGTGCCAATATTGATGGAAAGATGAAATCCTGGTTAAATGCAGGTCTCAATATAGCAGGTAGCAGTACACAGCAGAAATATCCGCAATCCGAAGATAGCAACACCGCTAATATTATCAATTTTTCCCGCTTAGTACCTTCTTTTTATCCTTACTACGAGCGTGCAGCAGACGGTTCTTATGTGCTGGATGAAAACGGAAATAAAATATATGATTTTGGACTTTACCGTCCGAGTGGCGCTACTCCAAAGAACAATCTGGCAGCTTCACTGCCTTTAGATAAAAATGATATCCGAAGAGAAAATGTTGCCGCTAGAGCCTACCTTGAGGCTGTTTTTTCAAAAGATCTGAAATTCCGATCTACTTATAGTCTAGACTATATCAATAGTAATACCCATAATTATACCAATCCTACGGTTGGTTTTGGTGTCGATACAAAAGGATCTGTGTCCAAATCCAATGTACGAACAGTAGGACAAACTTGGAACAATATTTTAACGTTTGATAAGCAGTTTGACCTACATCACTTGAATGTATTGGCAGGTCAGGAATATTATGATTTCAACAGTTCCAATATGAGTGGTAGTCGTCAGGGATTTGTACTTCCAGGATTTTACGAACCGGTCGCAGCGTCGCAATTGAATAATTTTACAGGATCTAGCGTCGATTACAGCTTATTGAGTTTCCTTGGACGTGCCGAATATAACTATGATAACCGTTATTATTTCTCGACCTCATTACGTACCGATGGATCATCCCGTTTTGCACCTGAAACCCGTTGGGGAACTTTCTGGTCAGTGGGCGGTTCATGGAAAATTGCGCAGGAAAATTTCTTGAAAGATGTTTCAGCTCTTAATCAGTTAACCTTGAGAGCTAGTTATGGAGGCCAGGGAAATGACAACTTGGGAACTTACTATGCTTACCAAGGCTTATATACTATTTCCAATAGTTTAGGTGAAGGCGGAACGGTTACAAGCCGATTGCCAACACCAGATCTGAAATGGGAGACAAACTTGAACTTTAATGTGGGTTTGGATGTTGCTGCTTTTAAAAATCGAGTTTCATTAAGTGTTGAATATTTTAATCGCCAAAGTAAAGATCTGTTATTTACAATGCCGATGCCTTATTCGAGCGGTTATTCAGGTTATGATGCTAATATTGGATCACTTCGAAATAGAGGATTCGATATCGATATACACACGATCCCAGTACTGACTGAAAACTTCAGATGGAACTTGGATGTGAATCTATCTCATTATACCAATAAAATCACCTCGCTGCCAAATAATAACAAAGATATCATTACGGGCACACGTGCATTACGTGTTGGTGGTACGATCTATGATTTCTTTATGCCGGAATGGGCGGGTGTAAATCCTGAAAATGGATTACCTCAATGGTATGTGGCCGATCAGGACGGGAAAAAAACAGATCAAAAAACATCTGAGTATACTAAAGCTGGATTTTTTGATGTCGGAAGCTCATTGCCTGATTTAATAGGTGGTGTAAGCAATAGCTTTAGTTATAAGAATTTTGATTTATCTGCTTTGGTCAGCTTCAGTTTAGGTGGACAAGTGTTGGATAACGATTATATCCAGTTGATGCATACCGGAAATAATGTGGGAAGAGCGTGGAGTGTTGAAATGTTGAATCATTGGACACCAGAAAATACAGCTACAAACGTCCCAAAGTTGACCACAGATAATTTAAACTGGACTTCAACCTCCACACGCTTTTTATATGATGCAACTTATGCGCGTTTAAAGAATGTGAGCTTAGGCTATAGTTTACCTGGAGATTTAATCCGAAGAATTGGACTCGGTAAAGTACGCGTATTTGCAACAGCAGAAAACTTTCTAACTTTTTATGGACATCAAGGAATGGATCCGGAGCAGACATTAAATGGAGCTACTTATTTCCGGTACCCGGCTATGCGTACCATTTCAGGAGGTTTGCAGCTTGTTTTTTAATGTTTAGGCAATCATATAAAAATAAAACAGTATGAATATGAAATTAAAATCTACCTATATACTTTTGGCAGTTTCCTTACTCGGTACATCTTGTAAAGATGTCTTGGACACCAATCCGACAACTGCCGTCGCTGAGTCCGAGATTTATAAAACGACCGCGAATGTTGAAACGGTTATTAATGGCACTTGGAAATACCTCAATGATACGTTTTTCACGTATGCCAATCCGGGCTACTCAGCTATTTTGCGTACCAGTGATGCCATGGGGAGTGACGTTGCTTTGACGACAAAATACGGGTACCGCGATGCTTATACTTTTTCTGAACTCAATAATAACCGATCTTACCGCATTAACTCTTTCTGGACTTTGCTTTATAAAGTCATCGATAATGCCAATAATGTTGTTGCTAAAGTCGATGGCGCTGAAGGCAGTACAGAAGATAAGAATAGGTTAAAGGGGCAGGCAAAAGCACTCCGCGCATTTGCCTATCTGAATCTAGCTTCTTTTTATCAGTTTAGTTATCAGAAAGATAAAAATGCGTTAACAGCACCGATTTATACTGAACCAAGCACCACAGCGACCAAAGGAAATCCGCGAGCAAGTCTACAGCAACTTTACGATCAAATTTTAAGTGACTTAAAAGATAGCCAAACACTTCTTGAAGGATATACCCGTACCGAGAAATATAAGATCAATCAGCATGTAGTTCAGGGTTTATTGGCACGTACCTATCTGCAGGTGGGTGAATGGAAGCTAGCAGCTGAGGCTGCAGAAAAAGCAAGAAGTACTTACAATCTTATGGGTGCAGCTGATTATCAGGCAGGGTTCAATGATCTTGGAAATTCAGAATGGATATGGGGACATAAGCAGACGACTGAACAAAGCAATGCTAGTTATACCTTTCATTATTTAGACGTATCCTCGGATGCATCTTATTATTTCAGCTTTATGGCAGATCCTTATTTTAAGAATTTATTTGACGAAAGCGATACGCGCTACAGTTTATTCGAGTGGGATCCATTGGCTGGACGTGAAGGGTTTTTAAGATATAAAAAATTCAAATTTAAGCCTAATGTGATCGGAGATATCGTATATATGCGTTCTTCCGAGATGGTATTGATTGAAGCCGAAGGTTATGCGCGA
This region includes:
- a CDS encoding glycosyltransferase is translated as MKKIVIISTCPPQKCGLATFTKDLKQGMELDPDVTVDLIAVCKLGKEQFDNSIRFVIDKDGLDSYMQASCIINEEYDYCILQHEFGIFGGADGIFINNLINNLNIPLITVFHTIIQDPTLRKKEIMESLLKKSKQVISLSPKGCSILKEIFPDLYHHKIKMIPHGVPQFDYNQGLAKQKLGLQQHFMMLTFGLIRRSKNLEYAIKSLVGLDLPDFKYFIVGKTHPHVLASEGESYRYELQNLVEQLELQDKVVFVDEFLSDEQLKEYLTACDIYISPYQHKEQSSSGTLSFAVGAGTAVIATPYWHAKDLLIDDRGILTPFDDIEAMRENISLLYHSPRLLAWYRFKAQSFGELSTWRLMANNYIELLSNRTTPIRSLEYFENYISFDMRREA
- a CDS encoding phosphocholine-specific phospholipase C, whose amino-acid sequence is MDNRRDFLKKASLLAGAMGLEWGLPDAIQKAMAIEPLAGSSFLDAEHIVMLMQENRSFDHSFGTLSGVRGYGDPRAIQLPNGNPVWLQSGKDGKTFSPFRLDIKRSKAAWTSYLPHSWENQSAARNQGKHDNWIDAKRSDYKDFRDIPLTMGYYTREDNPFYYAFADAFTICDQNFCSSITGTTTNRHFFWTGTCVPGKGEKPLVRNSDIYFNRWASWKTFPEKLEAAAVSWKVYQNEVSIQSGLQDDGLLGNYTDNNLEWFLQYHIEFKESHLAFLKKRVAELPAEIAGIEKLLQDGQATSVQKEQNKLKQKKEQLLSFEKKLESLTPEAFNKVSPSEQALFRRAFQTNENDPNYREAITVNEQGTDIRVPKGDVLHQFRQDVKSGNLPTVSWLVAPEYFSDHPSAPMYGAWFTSEILNILTENPDVWRKTIFILNYDENDGYFDHVPPFVAPNPADPTSGKVSPGLDISGEYVSLQQELEAGVDKENATEGPVGLGYRVPLVIASPWSKGGWVNSEVFDITSTIQFIEQFINKKYGKNIHEDNISSWRRAITGDLTSVFRTAVSGNAKKLPFLDRNAQIRAIDEAKKLPLPNNYHQWSEVDIAQLKLHKKSNSLLAKQEKGQRPSNALAYELYVHEKIDKKENKINLKLEAGNSIFGKMALSSPYNVYAGSTYKGGVKFWPFAVLAGESLDFSWNLSDFKDHTYTLTAYGPNGFMRGFKGKDEALQVQSSYELDQGKQATGNLLITLINEGQEALLIEAKDNAYSNWHKKVSLPAGKSITWKIDTHQQSGWYDLSLHVVNTAFERHFAGRVETGKHSKTDPQLS
- a CDS encoding HAEPLYID family protein, with the translated sequence MKFIYTLLFFLFVSNFLFAQETTIPKPAKVKHAEPLYLDLMRDLGARKGEAEFNVGYGTGRFKNKVEHNAFIEYEWAVANRLGLEVEVPVLFAKDNVGQRTNHIEGLKLGTQYTFLVDEKHQTSLAIGYVHEMEFGRSNPTVRNTPLFDGFVSSPFFIAAKNFNQISTLIYTGPEFEYHFKKKGMETNFVLNANVHFMVPNSSHYIGIENDMRIEHGHLEYIMRPQMKLALSPNFAVGLVCGVPIKSKEFQMDFMTRLIWEPKF
- a CDS encoding SusC/RagA family TonB-linked outer membrane protein; amino-acid sequence: MQLTNKIFPLVATVLTVSSMSQLQAQQRNVQGKVTDATTGKALSGVNVVFSGQTRGTTTNVNGEFTLPVQQASDTIIEFSYIGYETQKVKADGANLTVALQVTSQNLDEVVVVAYGTSKRANITGSVSTVNAKAIENRQVSSISKALEGQVPGLQSVASSGQPGTDAAIRIRGIGSINASSSPLFVVDGNPFSGDINSINPNDIQSVSVLKDAASSALYGSRGANGVIIITTKSGKSSENTTINLNFTQGYSGRAVRDYDQVSTDDYFQMYWEALRNKNLSNGLTAAQAATNATNSVITDLNKNPYGSAFPQPVGLDGKLVPGAKALWNDPWTDVLQRTGVRTQGDLSFSGGGPKNTYFMSGSYLDDQGIAIESGFKRYNVRANIDGKMKSWLNAGLNIAGSSTQQKYPQSEDSNTANIINFSRLVPSFYPYYERAADGSYVLDENGNKIYDFGLYRPSGATPKNNLAASLPLDKNDIRRENVAARAYLEAVFSKDLKFRSTYSLDYINSNTHNYTNPTVGFGVDTKGSVSKSNVRTVGQTWNNILTFDKQFDLHHLNVLAGQEYYDFNSSNMSGSRQGFVLPGFYEPVAASQLNNFTGSSVDYSLLSFLGRAEYNYDNRYYFSTSLRTDGSSRFAPETRWGTFWSVGGSWKIAQENFLKDVSALNQLTLRASYGGQGNDNLGTYYAYQGLYTISNSLGEGGTVTSRLPTPDLKWETNLNFNVGLDVAAFKNRVSLSVEYFNRQSKDLLFTMPMPYSSGYSGYDANIGSLRNRGFDIDIHTIPVLTENFRWNLDVNLSHYTNKITSLPNNNKDIITGTRALRVGGTIYDFFMPEWAGVNPENGLPQWYVADQDGKKTDQKTSEYTKAGFFDVGSSLPDLIGGVSNSFSYKNFDLSALVSFSLGGQVLDNDYIQLMHTGNNVGRAWSVEMLNHWTPENTATNVPKLTTDNLNWTSTSTRFLYDATYARLKNVSLGYSLPGDLIRRIGLGKVRVFATAENFLTFYGHQGMDPEQTLNGATYFRYPAMRTISGGLQLVF
- a CDS encoding RagB/SusD family nutrient uptake outer membrane protein; this translates as MKLKSTYILLAVSLLGTSCKDVLDTNPTTAVAESEIYKTTANVETVINGTWKYLNDTFFTYANPGYSAILRTSDAMGSDVALTTKYGYRDAYTFSELNNNRSYRINSFWTLLYKVIDNANNVVAKVDGAEGSTEDKNRLKGQAKALRAFAYLNLASFYQFSYQKDKNALTAPIYTEPSTTATKGNPRASLQQLYDQILSDLKDSQTLLEGYTRTEKYKINQHVVQGLLARTYLQVGEWKLAAEAAEKARSTYNLMGAADYQAGFNDLGNSEWIWGHKQTTEQSNASYTFHYLDVSSDASYYFSFMADPYFKNLFDESDTRYSLFEWDPLAGREGFLRYKKFKFKPNVIGDIVYMRSSEMVLIEAEGYARAGLQEKAIAALNTLRTARQAKLYDVSQGKNLIDEILIERRKELWGEGFALSDIIRTQGKVQRKLYIDETGKPIQVPIKTANGGTKLVNGQGHRVVKFPDGSNFVENSPYYLFTVPNEEIVRNPNL